The following coding sequences are from one Timaviella obliquedivisa GSE-PSE-MK23-08B window:
- a CDS encoding transposase → NKDYEHLPQTSETLIYLAMIRIMVRRLA, encoded by the coding sequence TGAACAAAGATTATGAACACCTTCCGCAGACCTCAGAGACTCTGATCTATCTGGCGATGATCCGGATTATGGTGAGGCGATTGGCGTAA